A portion of the Kribbella jejuensis genome contains these proteins:
- a CDS encoding muconolactone Delta-isomerase family protein: MEFLVTMTTRVPEGVTDAEVAEVRAREAAHTAELAGQGRVKRLWRPPLAPGEWRTLGLFVADDAEDLENVLASMPLRIWRTDEVTELSPHPNDPGLS, translated from the coding sequence ATGGAATTTCTGGTCACGATGACCACCCGGGTGCCGGAGGGGGTCACCGACGCCGAGGTTGCCGAGGTCCGGGCCCGGGAGGCTGCGCACACCGCCGAGCTCGCCGGGCAGGGCCGGGTGAAGCGGTTGTGGCGCCCGCCGCTGGCGCCGGGGGAGTGGCGGACCCTCGGACTGTTCGTCGCCGACGACGCTGAGGACCTGGAGAACGTGCTGGCCTCGATGCCGCTGCGGATCTGGCGAACCGACGAGGTGACCGAGCTGAGCCCGCATCCGAACGACCCGGGTCTGTCATGA
- a CDS encoding dihydrolipoyl dehydrogenase family protein, with the protein MDSKREYDAIVLGAGAPGEHCAATLAKGGARVAVVERELLGGECSYWACIPSKTLLRPGEALAEALDAPGAREAVTGRLDVRAALAWRDFMVSSYDDSGQVAWAKDAGIDVLRGNGRLAGPHTVAVDDRTYTADAIVVATGADPIIPPVPGLRDLPGVWTNRDVTGLVDVPDRLLVLGGGATGVEMSQALARMGSHVTLLERDEHLLPREPRAVGAAVAEALIADNVDVRVGTGAERVTLAGSSYVIDLSDGTQVSGDRVLVATGRRPRVDGIGLETVGIEANPHGIAVDDTLLAAPGIWAIGDVTGLWQLTHVGEYQGRVAASNILGTPRKADYRAVPRVVYCYPQAASVGAADGPYSSTIQLSGVPRTSTYLRSYDTQPGFLTLISDGTLITGAYAVGPEAGEWLQQATLAIRAKVPLPVLLDVIQPFPTFSEAFLQALRALP; encoded by the coding sequence ATGGACAGCAAGCGCGAGTACGACGCGATCGTGCTCGGCGCCGGTGCGCCGGGAGAGCATTGCGCCGCGACGTTGGCCAAGGGTGGCGCGCGGGTCGCCGTCGTCGAGCGCGAGCTGCTCGGGGGCGAGTGTTCGTACTGGGCCTGCATCCCGTCGAAGACCCTGCTACGTCCGGGTGAGGCGCTGGCCGAGGCGCTCGACGCACCCGGCGCTCGCGAGGCCGTCACCGGCCGGCTCGACGTGCGGGCGGCGTTGGCGTGGCGCGACTTCATGGTGTCGAGCTACGACGACTCCGGTCAGGTCGCGTGGGCCAAGGACGCCGGGATCGACGTACTGCGCGGCAACGGACGGCTCGCCGGACCGCACACGGTGGCTGTCGACGACCGTACGTATACCGCCGACGCGATCGTGGTCGCCACCGGCGCCGACCCGATCATCCCGCCGGTGCCCGGGCTGCGGGACCTGCCCGGCGTGTGGACGAACCGCGACGTCACCGGCCTGGTCGACGTGCCGGATCGGCTGCTCGTCCTCGGTGGCGGTGCGACCGGGGTCGAGATGAGTCAGGCGCTGGCCCGGATGGGCTCGCACGTCACGCTGCTCGAACGCGACGAGCACCTGCTGCCGCGGGAGCCCCGAGCCGTCGGCGCGGCGGTCGCGGAGGCGCTGATCGCCGACAACGTCGACGTTCGCGTCGGTACCGGCGCGGAGCGGGTCACGCTGGCGGGATCGTCGTACGTCATCGACCTCAGCGACGGGACGCAGGTGTCGGGCGATCGCGTCCTGGTCGCGACCGGCCGCCGGCCGCGGGTGGACGGCATCGGGCTGGAGACCGTCGGCATCGAGGCGAACCCGCACGGCATCGCGGTCGACGACACGTTGCTCGCGGCACCGGGGATCTGGGCGATCGGCGACGTCACGGGCCTGTGGCAACTGACCCACGTCGGCGAGTACCAGGGACGAGTTGCCGCGAGCAACATCCTTGGCACCCCGCGGAAGGCGGACTACCGAGCCGTGCCGCGAGTCGTGTACTGCTATCCGCAAGCAGCTTCGGTCGGCGCCGCGGACGGTCCGTACTCGAGCACCATCCAGCTCTCGGGCGTGCCACGGACTTCGACGTACCTGCGTTCGTACGACACCCAGCCGGGGTTCCTGACGTTGATCTCGGACGGCACTCTGATCACCGGCGCGTACGCCGTCGGTCCCGAGGCCGGCGAGTGGCTCCAACAGGCCACGCTGGCGATCCGGGCGAAGGTCCCGCTACCGGTACTGCTCGACGTCATCCAGCCGTTCCCGACGTTCTCCGAGGCGTTCCTGCAAGCGCTCAGAGCACTCCCCTAG